Proteins from a single region of Ailuropoda melanoleuca isolate Jingjing chromosome 15, ASM200744v2, whole genome shotgun sequence:
- the GJD4 gene encoding gap junction delta-4 protein produces MSPATLSLRHSGNMERLDLLGFLLITINCNMTIVGKLWLIFMLLLRMAVVVLAGSPVYQDEQERFVCNTLQPGCANVCYDIFSPVSHLRFWLIQSVSVLLPSAVFSVYVLHRGALLAARGLCGPDGGRTGPDPSDTSPGDGRRPPPCREPRHLTVPDFSSGYIVHLFLRMLTEAAFGASHYLLFGFLVPKSFSCTHSPCTSVVDCYVSRPTEKSIMMLFMWAVSALSLLLSGADLVCSMRGRASGGRSPARDAPGHAALCQSPGARPGQMAGNGGWLEEGTPIHPNLCTGGEAADSPSGKSAVSGRMGLPDEDESEVLSSASDKPASACKEPGGRPHREAPQDPGGEGPTRSEEHPSAPRSRLARRYPSCPLQLPDGLASSRSRKSEWV; encoded by the exons ATGTCTCCAGCAACCTTGAGTCTGCGACACTCAGGAAACATGGAACGTTTGGACCTGCTTGGATTCCTTCTCATCACCATCAACTGCAACATGACCATTGTGG GGAAGCTCTGGCTTATCTTCATGCTGCTGCTGAGGATGGCGGTGGTCGTCTTGGCAGGCTCCCCTGTCTACCAGGATGAGCAGGAGAGGTTTGTGTGTAACACTCTGCAGCCGGGATGCGCCAACGTCTGCTACGACATCTTCTCCCCGGTGTCCCACCTGCGGTTCTGGCTGATCCAGAGCGTGTCTGTCCTCCTCCCTTCTGCCGTTTTCAGTGTCTATGTGCTGCACAGAGGGGCCTTGCTCGCCGCCCGCGGACTCTGCGGACCCGACGGCGGTCGCACCGGCCCTGATCCCTCTGACACGAGCCCTGGGGACGGGCGCCGCCCTCCGCCCTGCAGGGAGCCGCGCCACCTGACCGTGCCGGACTTCTCCTCCGGCTACATCGTCCACCTCTTTCTTCGGATGCTGACCGAGGCAGCTTTCGGTGCCTCGCATTACCTCCTCTTTGGATTCTTGGTGCCCAAGAGCTTCTCTTGCACCCACTCTCCCTGCACCAGCGTGGTGGACTGTTACGTCTCCAGGCCCACGGAGAAGTCCATTATGATGCTTTTCATGTGGGCGGTCAGTGCGCTGTCCCTGCTGCTCAGCGGGGCCGACCTCGTGTGCAGCATGCGGGGCAGGGCGAGCGGGGGCCGGAGCCCCGCCCGGGATGCCCCTGGCCACGCCGCCCTCTGCCAGAGCCCGGGCGCTAGGCCGGGTCAGATGGCCGGCAACGGGGGGTGGCTGGAGGAGGGGACGCCCATCCACCCCAACCTGTGCACTGGCGGGGAGGCTGCCGACAGCCCCAGTGGCAAGTCGGCTGTGTCGGGTCGGATGGGGCTTCCGGACGAGGACGAGAGCGAGGTGCTGTCCTCTGCCAGCGACAAGCCGGCCTCGGCTTGCAAGGAGCCTGGGGGTAGGCCGCACAGAGAGGCCCCCCAGGACCCCGGGGGCGAGGGTCCCACAAGGTCAGAGGAGCACCCCTCAGCGCCTCGGAGCCGCCTGGCCCGGCGCTACCCGTCCTGTCCTCTACAGCTCCCCGATGGGCTGGCCAGCTCCAGATCCAGAAAGTCTGAGTGGGTCTGA